In Brevibacterium zhoupengii, the following are encoded in one genomic region:
- a CDS encoding helix-turn-helix domain-containing protein: MKNTRNATPSTIPNQTIASSANATGLSEATIRRHIANGELRAYRIGRAIRIADSDLMALYTPVTPMYGVRND, from the coding sequence TTGAAGAACACTCGCAACGCTACACCCTCCACGATCCCAAATCAAACTATCGCCAGCAGCGCGAACGCAACGGGTTTGTCTGAGGCCACGATCCGCCGACACATCGCCAACGGCGAATTACGCGCCTACCGCATCGGCAGAGCCATTCGCATCGCGGACAGTGACCTCATGGCACTGTATACGCCCGTCACGCCGATGTACGGGGTGCGCAATGACTGA